In Neisseria brasiliensis, the following proteins share a genomic window:
- a CDS encoding MFS transporter — translation MDLRQKIAQSPMSGYQWMVVALTFILNMLDGFDVLAVAFTAKSIQTELGLDGAHIGTLMSAGLLGMTLGSVFLAPFADRFGRRPLLIFSTLLSAIGMLMTYFSHSMETIAFWRIVTGLGVGGILPCTNVIVSEYANQKWRGLAIAIYASGFGIGAMLGGMSAVMLQGEYGWRSVFLVGAVLTMLAVVLLMAVLPESVDFLLTKRPANAKTRLDKIVAKMGLSGDWAFPEIEQGVKKAKVSILRLFEPQYRATTLLIWLAFITVMASYYFINSWTPALLEQAGMAKEQSQSVGMAISVGGAIGSLIFGFLASRWTARAVLISFGVLAVGAIFAFLSSSALSVALVFAVLIGALMNGCIAGLYTINPTLHAADFRSAGVGVTIGVGRLGSILAPIVAGGLLDAGWAKDDSYGATAAVIILAVVALFFLKPKVQHA, via the coding sequence ATGGATTTAAGACAAAAAATTGCCCAAAGCCCGATGAGCGGTTATCAATGGATGGTGGTTGCATTGACCTTCATTTTAAATATGCTCGACGGTTTTGATGTGTTGGCGGTGGCGTTCACGGCAAAAAGTATTCAAACTGAGCTGGGCTTGGATGGTGCGCATATCGGCACGTTGATGAGTGCAGGTTTGCTGGGCATGACTTTGGGCTCGGTATTTTTAGCACCGTTCGCTGACCGTTTTGGCCGTCGCCCTTTGCTGATTTTTTCAACGCTGTTGTCGGCCATCGGTATGTTGATGACGTATTTCTCACACTCGATGGAAACAATTGCGTTTTGGCGTATTGTCACCGGCTTGGGTGTGGGCGGTATTCTGCCGTGTACCAACGTGATTGTCAGTGAGTATGCCAACCAAAAATGGCGCGGCTTGGCGATTGCGATTTATGCATCCGGCTTCGGTATCGGCGCGATGTTGGGCGGTATGTCGGCAGTGATGCTGCAGGGTGAATACGGCTGGCGTTCGGTATTTTTGGTTGGTGCGGTGTTGACCATGTTGGCGGTGGTGTTGCTGATGGCGGTTTTGCCGGAATCGGTGGATTTTTTGCTGACCAAGCGTCCGGCCAATGCCAAAACGCGTTTGGATAAGATTGTCGCCAAAATGGGCTTGAGCGGTGATTGGGCGTTCCCTGAAATCGAACAGGGCGTGAAGAAGGCGAAAGTGTCGATTCTGCGTTTGTTTGAGCCGCAATATCGGGCGACCACGCTGTTGATTTGGTTGGCGTTTATCACTGTGATGGCTTCGTATTATTTTATCAACTCATGGACACCTGCTTTGCTGGAACAAGCCGGTATGGCGAAAGAGCAAAGCCAGTCGGTCGGCATGGCAATTTCAGTGGGTGGCGCGATTGGTTCGTTGATTTTCGGTTTCTTGGCCAGCCGTTGGACGGCACGCGCGGTGTTAATCAGTTTTGGTGTGTTGGCAGTCGGGGCGATTTTTGCATTCTTATCATCAAGCGCTTTAAGCGTGGCGCTGGTGTTTGCCGTTTTGATTGGTGCACTGATGAATGGTTGTATTGCCGGTCTTTACACCATCAATCCGACGCTTCATGCCGCTGATTTCCGCAGCGCCGGTGTGGGTGTCACCATCGGTGTCGGCCGTTTGGGTTCGATTTTGGCACCGATTGTGGCTGGTGGTTTGCTGGATGCAGGTTGGGCGAAAGATGATTCATATGGCGCAACCGCAGCGGTGATTATCTTAGCGGTAGTAGCATTGTTCTTCTTGAAGCCTAAGGTGCAACACGCTTAA
- a CDS encoding nitroreductase family protein, with product MNALELLTTRRSSKKLVAPAPNAEQLEIMLQAATQVPDHGNMRPFKFTVIQSEAGLTRFRELLRQTVTELNFGEESMKKAEKVGHMAPMVIGVTFAPNQNVPKPKPEWEQMLSAACSAYGLQLAATAQGFDNVWITGLWTNSPLLREAFGCGEKDKIIGLIMVGTPDEETGGAKNTDLDSFVTYW from the coding sequence ATGAACGCTCTCGAATTATTAACCACCCGACGCTCGTCTAAAAAACTGGTCGCCCCCGCACCCAATGCCGAACAATTGGAAATCATGCTGCAAGCGGCAACCCAAGTGCCGGATCATGGCAATATGCGCCCGTTTAAATTTACCGTAATTCAAAGTGAAGCCGGTTTAACCCGCTTTCGCGAACTCTTGCGCCAAACGGTTACCGAGTTGAACTTCGGTGAAGAATCAATGAAAAAAGCGGAAAAAGTCGGCCACATGGCGCCGATGGTAATTGGCGTGACCTTTGCGCCGAACCAAAATGTGCCGAAACCCAAACCGGAATGGGAACAAATGCTCAGCGCCGCATGCTCGGCCTATGGCTTGCAATTAGCGGCTACCGCACAAGGTTTTGATAATGTTTGGATTACCGGCTTGTGGACCAACAGCCCATTGTTGCGCGAAGCTTTTGGCTGCGGCGAGAAAGACAAAATCATTGGCCTGATTATGGTCGGCACACCCGATGAAGAAACCGGTGGCGCGAAAAACACCGATTTGGATTCGTTTGTGACTTATTGGTAA
- the gloA gene encoding lactoylglutathione lyase, with protein sequence MRMLHTMLRVGNLERSLDFYQNVLGMQLLRQHDYPDGKFSLAFVGYGNEAENTVLELTYNWGTESYDLGDAFGHIAIEVDDAYQACEMVKQKGGKVVREAGPMKHGTTVIAFVEDPDGYKIEFIQKNSGNDSVQYDK encoded by the coding sequence ATGCGGATGCTCCACACTATGCTGCGTGTCGGCAATCTGGAAAGATCACTGGATTTCTATCAAAATGTTTTGGGCATGCAGCTTCTGCGCCAACATGATTATCCGGACGGCAAATTCTCTTTGGCTTTTGTCGGCTACGGCAATGAAGCGGAAAATACCGTATTGGAACTGACCTACAATTGGGGTACTGAAAGCTACGATTTAGGCGATGCCTTCGGCCACATCGCGATTGAAGTGGACGACGCTTACCAAGCTTGTGAAATGGTGAAACAAAAAGGCGGTAAAGTGGTACGCGAAGCCGGTCCGATGAAACACGGCACCACCGTGATTGCGTTTGTGGAAGATCCCGATGGCTACAAAATCGAGTTTATCCAAAAAAATTCCGGCAATGATTCGGTACAATACGATAAGTAA
- the secD gene encoding protein translocase subunit SecD: MNRYPLWKYLLIAFTIIVAVIYALPNLFGETPAVQVSTNRQSIVINEQTQSRVESALKAANISTDGMFIADNSLKVRFKDAETQLKARDVIENTLGEGYITALNLLADSPEWMAKMNANPMFLGLDLRGGVHFTMQVDMQAAMQKTFERYAGDIRRDLRRQKIRIGTIRHTDNSLTVPFQDAADVQKALPQLQNLLPETTLTADGNNVVLTLSEAAVTKIRTDAVKQNITTLHNRVNELGVAEPVIQQSGAERIVVQLPGVQDTAKAKDIIGRTATLEVRMVEDDPAQITAALNGNVPSGYELLYSAGEHPQATLVSKQVELTGDNINDAQPSFDEMGAPAVSINLDGTGGTIFAELTSQNVGKRMAMVLIDQGKAEVVTAPVIRSAITGGRVQISGSMSSAEANDTSLLLRAGSLAAPMEIVEERTIGPSLGKENIEKGFNSTLWGFAAVAVFMVIYYRLMGVFSTIALSTNILFLIAILSALQATLTLPGIAALALTLGMAIDSNVLINERIREELRAGVPPQQAINLGYQHAWSTIVDSNLTSLIAGIALLIFGSGPVRGFAVVHCLGILTSMYSSVVVSRALVNLWYGRKRKLQSISIGSVWKPEPVASNTVVDKE; encoded by the coding sequence ATGAACCGTTATCCTTTATGGAAATACCTGCTGATTGCGTTTACGATTATTGTGGCGGTGATTTACGCGCTGCCTAATTTATTCGGTGAAACGCCTGCGGTGCAGGTATCGACCAACCGACAATCTATTGTCATTAACGAACAAACCCAAAGCAGGGTTGAATCTGCTTTGAAGGCGGCCAATATTTCAACCGACGGCATGTTTATTGCCGATAATTCGCTGAAAGTGCGTTTTAAAGATGCGGAAACGCAGCTGAAAGCACGTGATGTGATCGAAAATACCTTGGGTGAAGGCTATATTACCGCGCTCAACCTGCTGGCCGACAGCCCGGAATGGATGGCGAAAATGAACGCCAATCCGATGTTCTTAGGCTTAGACTTGCGCGGCGGCGTGCATTTCACCATGCAGGTGGACATGCAGGCGGCGATGCAGAAAACATTTGAGCGTTACGCAGGCGATATCCGCCGCGATTTGCGCCGTCAAAAAATCCGTATCGGCACCATCCGCCATACAGACAACAGCCTGACTGTGCCATTCCAAGATGCGGCCGATGTGCAAAAAGCCCTGCCGCAACTGCAAAACCTGTTGCCGGAAACCACGCTGACGGCTGACGGTAATAATGTGGTGCTGACGCTGTCTGAAGCGGCAGTCACCAAAATCCGCACCGATGCGGTGAAGCAAAACATCACTACGCTGCACAACCGTGTCAACGAATTGGGCGTGGCCGAGCCGGTGATTCAGCAATCCGGTGCCGAGCGCATTGTGGTGCAGTTACCGGGTGTGCAGGATACAGCTAAAGCCAAAGACATTATCGGCCGTACCGCTACTTTGGAAGTGCGCATGGTGGAAGACGATCCGGCGCAAATTACTGCCGCTTTAAACGGCAATGTGCCAAGTGGTTATGAATTGCTGTATAGCGCGGGCGAGCATCCGCAAGCCACTTTGGTGAGCAAGCAGGTTGAGCTCACCGGCGACAACATCAACGATGCCCAACCGAGCTTCGATGAAATGGGCGCCCCTGCGGTGAGCATCAACTTAGACGGCACCGGCGGCACCATTTTTGCCGAGCTGACCTCGCAAAATGTCGGCAAACGCATGGCGATGGTGCTGATTGACCAAGGTAAAGCCGAAGTGGTGACCGCACCGGTGATTCGTTCTGCCATTACCGGTGGCCGTGTGCAGATTTCCGGCAGCATGAGCAGCGCAGAAGCTAACGATACGTCTTTGTTGTTGCGTGCCGGTTCGCTGGCCGCACCGATGGAAATTGTGGAAGAACGCACCATTGGCCCGTCTTTGGGTAAAGAAAACATCGAAAAAGGCTTTAATTCAACGCTGTGGGGTTTTGCTGCTGTGGCAGTGTTTATGGTGATTTACTACCGCCTGATGGGTGTGTTCTCGACCATTGCCTTGAGCACCAATATCCTGTTTTTGATTGCGATTCTGTCTGCCTTGCAAGCCACTTTGACCCTGCCGGGCATTGCCGCATTGGCGCTGACTTTGGGTATGGCGATTGACTCGAACGTATTGATTAACGAGCGTATCCGCGAAGAATTGCGCGCCGGCGTGCCACCGCAGCAGGCGATTAATCTCGGCTACCAACACGCTTGGTCGACCATTGTCGATTCCAACTTGACTTCGCTGATTGCAGGTATCGCCTTGCTAATTTTTGGCTCGGGTCCGGTACGCGGCTTCGCCGTGGTGCACTGCTTGGGTATTTTGACCTCGATGTATTCGTCGGTGGTGGTATCGCGCGCATTGGTGAATTTGTGGTATGGCCGCAAACGCAAGCTGCAAAGCATTTCCATCGGTTCGGTGTGGAAGCCGGAGCCGGTTGCCTCGAATACCGTGGTGGATAAGGAGTAA
- a CDS encoding histone deacetylase family protein yields the protein MKKIINRLRTFIRRLMGKNARTLWVSHPIFAEHEPGIHHPESPARIAAIEAELKRQNIWPKLQTAQAQEISDKQLALVHPRKYLRFLECHQPQPSKIYRIDDDTVMSHGSLQATRFAAGAVVQAIDMVMNKKAYHTFCAVRPPGHHAHSDKAGGFCLINNVAVGVMHAIAEYRLQRVAVIDFDIHFGDGTAEIFKDEPRVMLLNMFEHDLFPFALPQNQQGRNPNIIHTPFTPDTGSRVFRTTIRETWLPKLAKFKPELVVISAGFDAHKLDETGRLNLHEADFAWLTHKIVQTTSSCNGKIVSVLEGGYTLEPLAKSAAAHIHVLAGLPKADEAHQYEKRLKGKRAAK from the coding sequence ATGAAGAAAATCATCAACCGCTTGCGCACGTTTATCCGACGGCTTATGGGAAAAAACGCCCGCACCCTGTGGGTATCGCATCCTATTTTTGCCGAACACGAACCAGGCATCCATCACCCCGAATCCCCTGCCCGCATTGCCGCCATCGAAGCCGAACTCAAACGCCAAAATATTTGGCCGAAGCTGCAAACCGCTCAAGCACAGGAAATCAGCGACAAACAACTCGCCTTGGTGCATCCGCGAAAATACCTGCGTTTCCTAGAATGTCATCAGCCGCAGCCGAGCAAAATCTACCGCATTGACGACGACACCGTCATGAGTCACGGATCATTACAAGCCACCCGTTTTGCGGCGGGGGCGGTGGTACAGGCGATTGACATGGTGATGAACAAAAAAGCTTACCATACTTTTTGCGCCGTACGTCCACCCGGCCATCATGCCCATTCCGATAAAGCCGGTGGCTTTTGCTTAATCAACAACGTGGCCGTAGGCGTGATGCACGCGATTGCCGAATACCGCTTGCAACGCGTGGCGGTGATTGATTTCGACATCCATTTCGGCGACGGCACGGCGGAAATCTTCAAAGACGAACCGCGCGTGATGCTGCTGAATATGTTTGAGCACGACCTTTTTCCGTTCGCCTTGCCGCAAAATCAGCAAGGGCGCAACCCGAATATCATTCACACGCCTTTTACCCCGGATACCGGCAGCCGCGTGTTCCGCACCACCATTCGGGAAACATGGCTGCCCAAGCTGGCCAAGTTTAAGCCCGAATTGGTGGTGATTTCCGCCGGATTCGATGCACACAAACTCGATGAAACAGGCCGTCTGAATCTGCACGAAGCCGATTTTGCTTGGTTGACGCATAAAATTGTTCAGACGACCTCAAGCTGCAACGGCAAAATCGTATCGGTATTGGAAGGCGGCTACACGCTTGAGCCGCTGGCAAAATCAGCCGCCGCGCATATTCATGTGTTGGCCGGATTGCCTAAAGCCGATGAGGCGCATCAATATGAAAAGCGGCTTAAGGGCAAACGCGCAGCTAAATAA
- the yajC gene encoding preprotein translocase subunit YajC, with the protein MEQSMLAQFAPLVLIMVVFYFLIMRPQQKKFKAHQQMLSELKVGDKVVLAAGFKGRVTRVGEQFYGVEIGRGVEVEVDRNAIASKAE; encoded by the coding sequence ATGGAACAAAGTATGTTGGCTCAATTTGCACCGCTCGTCCTCATCATGGTGGTGTTTTATTTCTTGATTATGCGTCCGCAACAAAAGAAATTCAAAGCCCATCAACAAATGCTGTCTGAATTGAAAGTCGGCGATAAAGTGGTGTTGGCTGCCGGTTTCAAAGGCCGCGTGACCCGCGTTGGCGAACAGTTTTACGGTGTGGAAATCGGCCGCGGCGTGGAAGTGGAAGTTGACCGCAACGCCATCGCCAGCAAAGCTGAATAA
- a CDS encoding 2,3-butanediol dehydrogenase codes for MKAARFYDKGDIRIEDIPEPTVAPGTVGINVAWCGICGTDLHEFMEGPIFIPPCGHPHPISGEEAPVTMGHEFSGVVYAVGEGVDDIEVGQHVVVEPYIIRDDVDTGEGSNYHLSKDMNFIGLGGCGGGLAEKIAVKRRWVHPISNDIPLDQAALIEPLSVGHHAYVRSGAKEGDVALVGGAGPIGLLLAAILKAKGIKVIITELSKARKDKAKEAGVADYILDPSEVDVTEEVLKLTNGEGVDVAFECSSVNKVLDTLVASCKPTAKVVIVSIWSHPATINVHSVVMKELDVRGTIAYCNDHAETIKLVEEGKINLEPFITQRIKLDELISEGFERLIHNNESAVKIIVNPNL; via the coding sequence ATGAAAGCAGCACGTTTCTACGACAAAGGCGACATCCGCATTGAAGACATCCCCGAGCCAACCGTGGCACCGGGCACCGTCGGCATCAACGTGGCTTGGTGCGGTATTTGCGGTACCGACTTGCATGAATTTATGGAAGGGCCAATCTTCATTCCGCCATGCGGCCATCCACATCCGATTTCCGGTGAGGAAGCACCGGTTACCATGGGGCACGAGTTTTCCGGCGTGGTATATGCTGTGGGCGAAGGCGTGGACGACATCGAAGTCGGCCAGCATGTGGTAGTTGAGCCTTACATTATCCGTGATGATGTGGATACGGGCGAAGGCAGCAATTACCATTTGTCTAAAGATATGAACTTCATCGGCTTAGGCGGCTGTGGTGGCGGCTTGGCGGAAAAAATCGCCGTTAAGCGCCGTTGGGTACACCCGATTTCCAACGATATCCCATTGGATCAGGCCGCTTTGATCGAGCCTTTATCCGTAGGTCATCATGCTTATGTGCGCAGTGGCGCAAAAGAAGGTGATGTGGCCTTGGTCGGCGGCGCCGGCCCTATCGGCTTGTTGCTGGCGGCGATTTTGAAAGCCAAAGGCATTAAAGTCATCATCACCGAATTGAGCAAAGCCCGTAAAGACAAAGCCAAAGAAGCCGGTGTAGCCGATTATATTCTTGACCCTTCCGAAGTCGATGTGACCGAAGAAGTATTGAAATTGACCAACGGCGAAGGCGTAGACGTGGCATTTGAATGCTCGAGCGTGAATAAAGTATTGGATACTTTGGTGGCTTCTTGCAAGCCTACCGCCAAAGTGGTGATTGTGTCGATTTGGAGCCACCCGGCCACCATCAATGTACACAGCGTGGTGATGAAAGAATTGGACGTACGCGGCACCATCGCCTACTGCAACGACCATGCCGAAACCATCAAGCTGGTGGAAGAAGGCAAAATCAATCTTGAGCCGTTCATCACTCAACGTATTAAGTTGGACGAATTGATTTCTGAAGGCTTCGAGCGCCTGATTCACAACAACGAATCTGCGGTAAAAATCATTGTGAATCCGAATCTTTAA
- a CDS encoding Re/Si-specific NAD(P)(+) transhydrogenase subunit alpha — protein MRIGIPKESLAGETRVACTPATVTQLQKLGFEIVIERDAGLAASLDNAAYEAAGAIMADADTVWQSPLIYKVNAPTESETGRLNAGQTLVSFIWPAQNPELVQTLNDKQVNVLAMDMVPRISRAQALDALSSMANISGYRAVIEAANAFGRFFTGQITAAGKVPPAQVLVIGAGVAGLAAIGTANSLGAIVKAFDTRLEVAEQIESMGGQFLKLDFPQEAGGSGDGYAKVMSEEFIAAEMKLFAEQAKEVDIIITTAAIPGKPAPKLITAEMVQSMKPGSVIVDLAAATGGNCELTRPGELFITDNGVKIIGYTDMANRLAGQSSQLYATNLVNLAKLLSPNKDGEITLDFDDVIIRNMTVTRDGEITFPPPAIQVSAQPQAKPSEKAAPMAKPEPKPVPLWKKLAPAVIGAILILWIGAVAPAAFLNHFIVFVLACVIGYYVVWNVSHSLHTPLMSVTNAISGIIVVGALLQIGQGHGFVSFLAFIAVLIVSINIFGGFYVTRRMLNMFRKG, from the coding sequence ATGAGGATTGGTATCCCTAAGGAGTCTCTGGCCGGTGAAACCCGTGTGGCGTGTACGCCTGCGACCGTGACCCAGTTGCAGAAGCTGGGTTTTGAGATTGTGATCGAACGCGATGCCGGCTTGGCTGCCAGCTTGGATAATGCCGCTTACGAAGCTGCCGGTGCGATTATGGCCGACGCGGATACGGTGTGGCAAAGCCCGTTGATTTATAAAGTCAACGCGCCGACCGAATCGGAAACAGGCCGTCTGAACGCCGGTCAAACCTTGGTCAGCTTTATCTGGCCTGCACAAAATCCTGAATTGGTGCAGACCTTAAACGATAAGCAAGTCAACGTGTTAGCGATGGACATGGTGCCGCGTATTTCCCGCGCCCAAGCCTTAGATGCGCTGTCTTCTATGGCCAATATTTCCGGCTACCGCGCCGTGATTGAAGCGGCCAATGCGTTCGGCCGTTTCTTTACCGGTCAGATTACCGCTGCGGGCAAAGTACCGCCGGCGCAAGTGTTGGTGATTGGTGCGGGTGTGGCCGGTTTGGCCGCCATCGGCACGGCAAACTCACTTGGCGCCATCGTCAAAGCATTCGATACGCGCTTGGAAGTGGCTGAGCAAATCGAATCGATGGGCGGCCAATTCTTGAAGCTCGACTTCCCACAAGAAGCAGGTGGCAGCGGCGACGGTTATGCCAAAGTGATGAGCGAAGAATTCATCGCTGCGGAAATGAAGCTGTTTGCCGAGCAAGCCAAAGAAGTCGACATCATCATCACCACCGCCGCCATTCCGGGCAAACCGGCGCCGAAACTGATTACCGCCGAAATGGTGCAATCGATGAAACCGGGTTCGGTGATTGTCGATTTGGCAGCAGCCACCGGCGGCAACTGCGAATTAACCCGTCCGGGCGAACTCTTTATCACCGACAACGGCGTAAAAATCATCGGCTATACCGATATGGCCAACCGCTTGGCGGGACAATCTTCCCAGCTTTACGCCACCAATTTGGTGAACTTGGCCAAACTGCTCAGCCCGAATAAAGACGGCGAAATCACGCTGGATTTTGACGATGTGATTATCCGTAACATGACCGTGACGCGCGATGGCGAAATCACTTTCCCGCCGCCTGCGATTCAAGTTTCCGCCCAGCCGCAAGCCAAGCCGTCTGAAAAAGCCGCGCCGATGGCCAAACCTGAGCCGAAACCTGTTCCATTGTGGAAAAAACTCGCCCCTGCGGTGATTGGCGCGATTCTGATTTTGTGGATTGGTGCCGTCGCCCCTGCTGCCTTTCTGAACCACTTTATCGTGTTCGTTTTGGCTTGTGTGATTGGCTATTACGTAGTGTGGAACGTATCGCACTCGCTGCACACACCACTGATGTCGGTGACCAATGCGATTTCGGGCATTATCGTGGTCGGTGCGCTGCTGCAAATCGGCCAAGGTCACGGCTTTGTGTCGTTTTTGGCGTTTATCGCGGTATTAATTGTCAGCATTAATATCTTCGGCGGCTTCTATGTTACCCGCCGCATGTTGAATATGTTCCGCAAAGGATAA
- a CDS encoding carbohydrate kinase family protein, translating into MKVTSFGEVLWDDFPSGKVLGGAPLNVVVRLKALGADSSIISCRGDDEDGEELLRQILSKRVNADLVQICPDQATSLVKVSLDKSGSASYEIVYPCVWDRIQVQPEALQRVAESDAFIFGSLATRDEVSRATLEQLLEQAKFKIFDVNLRKPHYDTDRLLATMKKVDMVKLNDDELYELAEVYGSPYHSIEQNIAYVAKLTDVETLVVTLGSHGAALYRDGQLYRHSGFRVKVADTVGSGDSFLAGLTYKLLNNADPQEAVTFACALGALVASRHGATPEISLQEIETFMNPA; encoded by the coding sequence ATGAAAGTAACCAGTTTCGGTGAAGTGCTGTGGGACGATTTCCCAAGCGGAAAAGTATTGGGCGGTGCGCCGCTGAATGTGGTTGTTCGCCTGAAGGCCTTAGGTGCGGACAGCAGCATCATCAGCTGCCGCGGCGACGATGAAGACGGCGAAGAATTGTTGCGCCAGATTCTGAGTAAGCGCGTGAATGCCGACCTTGTGCAGATTTGCCCTGACCAAGCCACCAGTTTGGTGAAAGTATCGCTGGATAAAAGCGGTAGCGCTTCATACGAAATTGTTTACCCTTGTGTTTGGGACCGCATTCAGGTGCAGCCGGAAGCTTTGCAGCGTGTAGCCGAATCCGATGCGTTTATTTTCGGCAGCCTGGCCACTCGTGACGAAGTTTCCCGCGCCACGCTGGAGCAATTGCTGGAGCAAGCCAAATTCAAGATTTTTGATGTCAATCTTCGCAAGCCGCATTACGATACCGACCGCCTGTTGGCGACCATGAAGAAAGTTGACATGGTGAAATTGAATGACGATGAATTGTACGAATTGGCTGAAGTGTACGGTTCGCCTTATCATTCGATTGAGCAAAATATCGCTTATGTCGCCAAGCTCACCGATGTGGAAACTTTGGTGGTGACGTTGGGCAGTCATGGCGCAGCCTTGTATCGCGACGGCCAGCTTTACCGCCACAGCGGTTTCCGCGTGAAAGTAGCCGATACCGTTGGCTCGGGCGACAGCTTTTTGGCCGGTTTGACGTATAAGCTGTTGAACAATGCCGACCCACAAGAAGCCGTAACCTTTGCCTGCGCATTGGGTGCTTTAGTGGCTTCACGCCATGGAGCGACACCTGAAATTTCTTTGCAGGAAATTGAAACCTTCATGAATCCGGCGTAA
- the secF gene encoding protein translocase subunit SecF codes for MELFRIKRDIPFMSYGKLTTFISLVTFIAAVFFLVTKGLNFSVEFTGGTVMEVQYQQGADVNQTREKLNTLNLGEVQVQALGTSKHIMIRLPNKEGVPSAQLSNQVMDLLKQSNPDVTLRQVEFIGPQVGEELVTNGLLALGMVVIGIIIYLSMRFEWRFAVAAIIANMHDIVIILGCFALFQWEFSLTVLAGILAVLGYSVNESVVVFDRIRENFRKPAMRNHTVPQVIDNAITATMSRTIITHGSTEAMVLSMLIFGGAALHGFSLALTIGIVFGIYSSVLVASPLLLMFGLNRENISKTPKKKEEVVV; via the coding sequence ATGGAATTATTCAGAATCAAACGCGATATTCCATTCATGAGCTACGGTAAACTGACCACGTTTATTTCGTTGGTGACGTTTATTGCAGCCGTATTTTTCTTGGTGACCAAAGGTTTGAATTTCTCGGTGGAATTTACCGGCGGTACCGTTATGGAAGTGCAGTATCAGCAAGGTGCCGATGTTAACCAAACCCGTGAAAAGCTCAATACCTTAAATTTGGGTGAAGTGCAGGTACAAGCTTTGGGTACCAGCAAACACATCATGATTCGTCTGCCGAACAAAGAAGGTGTGCCTTCAGCGCAATTGTCGAACCAAGTGATGGACTTGTTGAAACAAAGCAATCCTGATGTCACACTGCGCCAAGTTGAGTTCATCGGCCCGCAGGTCGGCGAAGAGTTGGTGACCAACGGTTTGCTGGCTTTGGGTATGGTGGTCATCGGTATCATTATTTATCTGTCGATGCGTTTCGAATGGCGTTTTGCCGTGGCGGCGATTATCGCCAATATGCACGATATTGTGATTATTCTCGGCTGTTTCGCGCTGTTTCAATGGGAGTTTTCATTGACTGTGTTGGCCGGTATTTTGGCGGTATTGGGTTATTCGGTGAACGAATCGGTGGTGGTGTTTGACCGTATCCGCGAAAACTTCCGTAAACCGGCCATGCGCAATCATACCGTGCCGCAAGTGATTGACAATGCGATTACCGCAACCATGAGCCGTACCATCATCACCCACGGCTCGACCGAAGCGATGGTGTTGTCGATGTTGATTTTCGGCGGCGCGGCCTTGCACGGTTTCTCACTGGCCTTGACCATCGGTATCGTGTTCGGTATTTATTCATCGGTTTTGGTGGCCAGCCCGCTGTTGCTGATGTTCGGCCTGAATCGAGAAAATATTTCGAAAACGCCGAAGAAAAAAGAAGAAGTGGTGGTGTAA